A genomic segment from Pseudomonas mendocina encodes:
- a CDS encoding DUF3182 family protein: MGTYRGLLLLPGTAQHMAHERMVQRQLGEKLAELLDCPFLGPYQPGMQIRGRHYFLPEDTLVGDVGSLGIDGPDDFFGGQVGHAFLATKAISHPALEAPRHLPAGWSERLAWQVESVTLQGFSVFDLEDAAEAGQRLLREGPIRLKPVDGTGGRGQQVVRAHDELANALAAFDEPRVREQGLVLEEDLQQPSTYSVGQIQVAGVTLSYHGTQQLTDDGHGNQVYGGSRLTLVRGDYLALMTLDLPRAVRLAVQQARIFELAALEVYPSIRASRRNYDVAQGLNARGLSRSGVLEQSWRVGGASAAEIFALEAFIKDPHLQTLQASTHEFYRDVPPPAGSICLYQGQDSEDGPLAKYVKVGPL, translated from the coding sequence ATGGGCACTTACCGAGGCCTGCTTCTGCTACCAGGCACCGCTCAGCACATGGCCCATGAACGCATGGTGCAACGCCAGCTCGGCGAGAAGCTCGCCGAGCTGCTCGATTGCCCCTTTCTTGGCCCCTATCAGCCGGGCATGCAGATTCGCGGACGCCACTACTTCCTGCCGGAGGACACGTTGGTCGGCGATGTGGGCTCGCTGGGCATCGACGGGCCGGACGATTTCTTCGGCGGCCAGGTCGGGCATGCCTTTCTCGCCACCAAGGCCATCAGTCACCCGGCCCTCGAGGCACCGCGCCACCTGCCAGCGGGCTGGTCCGAACGTTTAGCCTGGCAGGTCGAAAGCGTTACCTTGCAGGGCTTCAGCGTCTTCGACCTGGAAGACGCTGCCGAGGCTGGCCAGCGCCTGCTGCGCGAGGGTCCGATACGCCTGAAGCCGGTAGACGGCACCGGCGGCCGAGGCCAGCAGGTGGTGCGAGCGCATGATGAGCTGGCCAATGCCCTGGCGGCATTCGATGAGCCGCGTGTGAGGGAACAGGGCCTGGTACTGGAAGAGGATCTGCAGCAGCCCAGTACCTACAGCGTTGGCCAGATTCAGGTGGCAGGCGTCACCTTGAGCTACCACGGTACCCAGCAACTGACTGACGACGGCCACGGCAATCAGGTCTACGGTGGCTCGCGCCTGACACTGGTACGCGGCGACTATCTTGCGCTGATGACCCTCGATCTGCCGCGCGCCGTGCGCCTGGCTGTGCAGCAGGCGCGCATCTTCGAACTGGCGGCACTGGAGGTCTACCCCTCCATCAGGGCCTCGCGGCGCAACTACGACGTGGCGCAGGGGCTGAATGCGCGCGGGCTGTCACGCAGTGGCGTGCTGGAGCAATCCTGGCGTGTCGGCGGGGCCAGTGCGGCGGAAATCTTCGCCCTGGAAGCGTTCATCAAGGACCCGCATCTGCAAACGCTGCAGGCCTCGACCCATGAGTTCTACCGGGATGTACCGCCGCCGGCAGGCTCCATTTGCCTGTATCAAGGGCAGGATAGCGAGGACGGCCCGCTGGCCAAGTACGTCAAGGTGGGGCCGTTATGA
- the clsB gene encoding cardiolipin synthase ClsB, translated as MSGIWRDGNQLRLLINGEGYYPRVFECIRAARIEVLLETFIIREDKVGFELQEVLIEAARRGVRVVIAVDGYGTADLQHEYVAALTREGVKIHVFDPSPRRFGVRTNLFRRLHRKLVVIDGQRAFVGGINYSADHLGDYGEMAKQDYAVEVVGPIVSDLHVAMLRLLRPAFSEPSPAQPSREPVGDARVMLLERDNERHTTDIEDEHLRAFESAHKRVVIANAYFFPGYRVLRALRNAAQRGVEVTLILQGQPDMRWVQAFSRLLYNYLLRHGVVVYEYCQRPLHGKVALVDEDWSTVGSSNLDPLSLALNLEANLVIQDRAFNQYLHDHLLELSAEHCKRIELERVIRGYWWRAPLVFLCFHFLRRFPAIAGWLPAHRKRLKPLAPDAKASGYEEEKTG; from the coding sequence GAGCGGCATATGGCGAGATGGCAACCAGCTGCGCCTGCTGATCAATGGCGAGGGCTACTACCCGAGGGTGTTCGAATGCATTCGCGCGGCGCGTATCGAGGTGCTGCTGGAAACCTTCATCATCCGTGAGGACAAGGTCGGCTTCGAGCTGCAGGAAGTGCTGATCGAGGCCGCGCGGCGCGGTGTGCGCGTGGTCATCGCCGTGGACGGCTACGGCACCGCCGACCTGCAGCACGAGTACGTCGCGGCATTGACCCGCGAGGGGGTTAAGATCCACGTTTTCGACCCCAGCCCCAGGCGCTTCGGCGTACGGACCAACCTGTTCCGGCGCCTGCACCGCAAGCTGGTGGTGATCGATGGCCAGCGCGCCTTCGTCGGTGGCATCAACTACTCGGCCGACCATCTTGGCGACTATGGCGAAATGGCCAAGCAGGACTATGCCGTCGAAGTGGTTGGCCCGATCGTCAGCGATCTGCATGTGGCCATGCTGCGCCTACTGCGTCCGGCGTTCAGCGAGCCGAGTCCGGCGCAGCCTTCCAGAGAGCCGGTGGGCGATGCGCGGGTGATGCTGCTGGAGCGCGACAACGAACGCCACACCACTGATATCGAAGACGAGCACCTGCGCGCCTTCGAATCGGCGCACAAGCGCGTGGTGATCGCCAACGCCTATTTCTTCCCCGGCTACCGCGTGCTGCGCGCCCTGCGCAACGCGGCACAACGTGGCGTAGAGGTCACCCTGATCCTCCAGGGGCAGCCGGACATGCGCTGGGTCCAGGCCTTTTCCCGCCTGCTCTACAACTATCTGCTGCGCCACGGCGTGGTGGTCTACGAATACTGCCAGCGCCCGCTGCACGGCAAGGTGGCACTGGTGGATGAAGACTGGTCCACAGTGGGTTCGAGCAACCTCGACCCGCTGAGCCTGGCTCTGAACCTGGAAGCCAACCTGGTGATTCAGGACCGGGCCTTCAACCAATACCTGCACGACCATTTGCTCGAGCTGTCCGCCGAGCACTGCAAGCGCATCGAACTCGAACGCGTGATACGCGGCTACTGGTGGCGCGCGCCACTGGTGTTCCTGTGCTTTCACTTTCTGCGCCGCTTTCCGGCCATCGCCGGCTGGCTGCCGGCGCACCGCAAGAGACTGAAACCGCTGGCGCCGGACGCAAAGGCCAGCGGCTATGAAGAGGAAAAAACTGGATGA
- a CDS encoding alpha/beta hydrolase family protein: MSACSQSLDILVDDQHIAGTLLTPPNKVPGVLFVHGWGGSQQRDLARARGIAGLGCVCLTFDLRGHERNVEAQERVSREDNLADILAAYDLLAAHEAVDPECIAVIGTSYGGYLATLLSVRRPVRWLALRVPALYWDEQWQLPKRQLDVARLAVYRRTPLRAQDNLALGACSEFRGDVLLVESEHDDFVPHTTLMSYRNAFDKAHSLTHRTMAGADHGLSEDRHQQAYTRILIDWVSEMVVGARVGDYPHHLVRYS; the protein is encoded by the coding sequence ATGAGTGCCTGCAGCCAGAGCCTGGACATTCTGGTGGATGACCAGCACATCGCCGGGACTCTGCTGACGCCACCGAACAAGGTCCCCGGCGTGCTTTTCGTGCACGGTTGGGGCGGTAGCCAGCAACGCGACCTGGCCCGCGCCCGTGGTATCGCCGGGCTGGGCTGCGTGTGCCTGACCTTCGACCTGCGCGGGCACGAACGTAACGTCGAAGCGCAGGAGCGCGTATCGCGTGAAGACAACCTGGCTGACATCCTCGCCGCCTACGACCTGTTGGCTGCGCACGAGGCGGTCGACCCCGAATGCATCGCGGTGATCGGCACCAGCTACGGCGGCTACCTGGCCACCCTGCTCAGCGTGAGGCGCCCAGTGCGCTGGTTGGCCCTGCGTGTGCCGGCGCTGTACTGGGACGAGCAATGGCAGCTGCCCAAGCGCCAACTGGACGTTGCACGGCTGGCCGTGTACCGCCGCACGCCACTGCGCGCGCAGGACAATCTGGCGCTCGGCGCCTGCTCCGAGTTTCGCGGCGACGTGCTGCTGGTGGAGTCCGAGCATGACGACTTCGTCCCGCACACCACGCTGATGAGCTACCGCAATGCCTTCGACAAGGCGCACTCGCTGACCCATCGCACCATGGCCGGCGCCGACCACGGGCTCAGTGAGGACCGCCACCAGCAAGCCTATACGCGCATCCTGATCGATTGGGTCAGCGAGATGGTGGTAGGCGCGCGGGTAGGCGATTACCCGCATCACCTGGTGCGCTATTCCTGA
- a CDS encoding lysylphosphatidylglycerol synthase domain-containing protein, translated as MNGAQNNPWMRWGKRALTLFFLLAVPALLYMLARNLDWGEVRQALGDYSAQTLLVGVLLTCASYLVFSCYDLLGRQYSRHHLPARQVMPVAMVCYAFNLNFTTWIGGVAMRYRLYMRLGLSASTVTRILSLSLLTNWTGYMALAGVIFSMRLVQLPDNWGLGVTGLQLVGFALLGVVSAYIGICAFARQRVWHLRERSITLPSLKMALLQLCLGASNWALMAALIFWLLPEGAAYTSVLGVLLISCMAAVVAHIPAGLGVLEAVFLALLQHQYSQASLIAALLAYRVLYYLLPLLLASVTYLVLEKRAKALRKQGEQRIETQPG; from the coding sequence ATGAATGGTGCCCAGAACAACCCCTGGATGCGCTGGGGCAAACGCGCACTGACCTTGTTCTTCCTACTTGCGGTACCGGCACTGCTGTATATGCTGGCGCGCAACCTGGACTGGGGCGAGGTGCGTCAGGCGCTCGGGGACTACAGCGCCCAGACCCTGCTAGTGGGGGTCCTGCTCACCTGCGCCAGTTACCTGGTATTCAGCTGCTACGACCTGCTTGGTCGCCAGTACAGCCGCCACCACTTGCCGGCGCGCCAGGTCATGCCGGTGGCGATGGTCTGCTACGCCTTCAACCTGAACTTCACCACCTGGATCGGCGGTGTGGCGATGCGCTACCGGCTGTACATGCGTCTTGGCCTGAGTGCCTCGACGGTGACACGCATCCTCAGCCTCAGCCTGCTGACCAACTGGACCGGCTACATGGCGCTGGCCGGGGTGATCTTCTCCATGCGCCTGGTGCAGTTGCCCGACAACTGGGGCCTGGGCGTCACCGGCCTGCAGTTGGTGGGGTTCGCGCTGCTGGGCGTGGTCAGTGCCTATATCGGTATCTGCGCTTTCGCGCGGCAACGCGTGTGGCACTTGCGCGAGCGGTCGATCACCCTGCCCTCGCTGAAGATGGCGCTGTTGCAACTGTGCCTGGGTGCGAGCAACTGGGCGCTGATGGCGGCGCTGATCTTCTGGCTGTTGCCGGAGGGTGCGGCCTATACCTCGGTGCTCGGGGTGCTGCTGATCAGCTGCATGGCTGCGGTGGTGGCGCATATCCCCGCCGGCCTGGGCGTGCTCGAGGCGGTATTTCTCGCCCTGTTGCAGCACCAGTACAGCCAGGCCAGCCTGATCGCCGCCCTGCTCGCCTATCGCGTGCTCTATTACCTGCTGCCGCTGCTGCTGGCCAGCGTCACCTACCTGGTGCTGGAGAAACGCGCGAAAGCTCTGCGCAAGCAGGGCGAGCAGCGCATCGAGACCCAGCCCGGCTAG
- a CDS encoding CBS domain-containing protein: protein MKISKLMTRNVRTLEPERSIREAATLMADIDSGALLINEGDRLIGMITDRDIAVRAVAAGLDGDTPVRQVMSSNVRYCFDDEDVEHVAANMADIQVRRLPVLNREKRLVGVVSLGNIASGHSRMANDTVLRGVTSAH from the coding sequence ATGAAAATCAGCAAGCTTATGACCCGCAACGTTCGCACCCTGGAGCCCGAGCGCAGCATTCGCGAGGCCGCCACGCTGATGGCCGATATCGACAGCGGTGCGCTGCTGATCAATGAAGGCGACCGCCTGATCGGCATGATCACCGACCGCGACATTGCCGTACGTGCCGTTGCCGCAGGCCTTGACGGGGATACGCCGGTGCGTCAGGTAATGAGCAGCAACGTGCGTTACTGCTTCGACGACGAGGACGTCGAGCATGTAGCTGCCAATATGGCGGATATCCAGGTGCGCCGGCTGCCCGTGCTCAACCGCGAGAAGCGCCTGGTGGGTGTGGTATCGCTGGGCAATATCGCCTCCGGACATAGCCGGATGGCCAACGACACCGTGCTGCGCGGCGTGACCTCCGCGCACTGA
- the glgB gene encoding 1,4-alpha-glucan branching protein GlgB, giving the protein MNQNRVQRLQRAEDGDPFSFLGPHPQGDESLVRVWLPGADAVELLASDGSPLGRMHCSDPQGLFELQLPQAQRYRLRIHWPGSVQETEDPYAFSPLLGDTDLYLFAEGNHRQLWRCLGSAPVEHEGVPGVRFAVWAPNARRVSVVGDFNSWDGRRHPMRLRYPAGVWELFIPRLQPGECYKYEILGEHGVLPLRADPMAQATEVPPATASKVPQDEAFAWQDQQWMSERQQRHAPQAPLAIYELHAGSWQWHNDHAPDWDELAERLIPYVQDLGFTHIELMPIMEHPFGGSWGYQPLSMFAPTSRFGSPQRFAAFVDRCHRAGIGVILDWVPGHFPNDAHGLAEFDGTALYEYAHPFEGFHPDWNTCIYNLGRTEVHGFMLASALYWLREYHVDGLRVDAVASMLYRDYSREAGQWIPNRHGGRENLEAIEFLQHLNEVVRNEVPDALMIAEESTAWPGVSRPVQQGGLGFSHKWNMGWMNDSLSYIQQDPMYRLHHHHQITFGLHYAFSERFILPISHDEVVHGKRSLLGRMPGDRWQQFANLRLFLALMWSHPGKKLLFMGCEFGQWGEWNHDQQLDWYLLQYPEHAAAQALVRELNRLYREEPALHRLDDQDSGFQWVIGDDARNSVFAWLRKGGEGSAPLLVVHNFTPQVLDGYRVGVPHAGRWQVLLNSDERRWSGSGAGSEGELHTEHLAAHGQSDSLNLQLPPLATLILRPAQ; this is encoded by the coding sequence TTGAATCAAAACAGAGTGCAGCGCCTGCAGCGCGCCGAAGATGGCGATCCGTTCAGCTTCCTTGGTCCTCACCCGCAGGGCGACGAGAGCCTGGTGCGAGTCTGGCTGCCCGGTGCCGACGCGGTGGAGCTGCTGGCCAGCGACGGCTCGCCGCTGGGGCGCATGCACTGCAGCGACCCGCAGGGCCTGTTCGAATTGCAGCTGCCCCAGGCGCAGCGCTACCGCCTGCGCATCCACTGGCCGGGCAGCGTGCAGGAAACAGAAGATCCCTATGCCTTTAGCCCGCTGCTGGGTGATACCGACCTCTACCTGTTCGCCGAAGGCAACCACCGTCAGCTGTGGCGCTGCCTGGGCTCGGCACCGGTAGAGCATGAAGGCGTGCCTGGGGTGCGCTTCGCCGTCTGGGCGCCCAATGCGCGGCGGGTGTCGGTGGTTGGCGACTTCAACAGCTGGGACGGGCGCCGCCACCCCATGCGTTTGCGCTACCCGGCGGGCGTGTGGGAGCTGTTCATCCCGAGGCTGCAGCCCGGCGAATGCTACAAATACGAAATTCTCGGTGAGCACGGTGTGCTGCCGCTGCGCGCAGACCCCATGGCGCAAGCCACCGAGGTACCGCCGGCCACCGCCTCGAAGGTGCCACAGGATGAAGCCTTTGCCTGGCAGGACCAGCAGTGGATGAGCGAACGCCAGCAACGCCATGCTCCGCAGGCACCGCTGGCGATCTACGAGCTGCATGCCGGCTCCTGGCAATGGCATAACGATCATGCACCCGACTGGGACGAACTGGCAGAACGGCTGATTCCCTACGTGCAGGACCTGGGCTTCACCCATATCGAACTGATGCCGATCATGGAGCACCCGTTCGGCGGTTCCTGGGGTTACCAGCCGCTGTCGATGTTCGCGCCCACCTCACGCTTCGGCAGCCCGCAACGCTTCGCTGCCTTCGTCGATCGCTGCCACCGCGCCGGCATCGGCGTGATTCTCGACTGGGTGCCTGGGCATTTCCCCAACGATGCCCACGGCCTGGCCGAGTTCGACGGCACCGCGCTGTACGAGTACGCGCACCCGTTCGAGGGTTTTCACCCGGACTGGAACACCTGCATCTACAACCTCGGCCGCACTGAGGTGCACGGTTTCATGCTGGCCAGCGCGCTGTACTGGTTGCGCGAGTACCACGTCGACGGCCTACGCGTGGATGCGGTGGCGTCGATGCTCTATCGCGATTATTCGCGTGAAGCGGGGCAGTGGATTCCCAACCGCCACGGCGGGCGCGAGAACCTGGAGGCCATCGAATTCCTCCAGCATCTCAACGAGGTGGTGCGCAACGAAGTGCCCGACGCGTTGATGATCGCCGAGGAATCCACCGCCTGGCCTGGCGTCAGTCGCCCGGTGCAGCAGGGCGGCCTGGGCTTCAGCCACAAATGGAACATGGGCTGGATGAACGACAGCCTGAGCTATATCCAGCAGGACCCGATGTACCGCCTGCACCATCACCACCAGATCACCTTCGGCCTGCATTACGCCTTCTCCGAGCGCTTTATCCTGCCGATCTCCCATGACGAGGTGGTGCATGGCAAACGCTCGCTGCTCGGGCGCATGCCCGGTGATCGCTGGCAGCAATTCGCCAACCTGCGCCTGTTCCTCGCCCTGATGTGGAGCCACCCGGGCAAGAAGCTGCTGTTCATGGGCTGCGAGTTCGGCCAGTGGGGCGAGTGGAACCACGACCAGCAACTGGACTGGTACCTGCTGCAGTACCCGGAGCATGCGGCTGCCCAGGCGCTGGTACGCGAGCTGAATCGCCTGTACCGCGAAGAACCGGCGTTGCACCGCCTCGATGACCAGGACAGCGGCTTTCAATGGGTTATCGGTGATGACGCGCGCAACAGCGTGTTCGCCTGGCTGCGCAAGGGCGGCGAGGGCAGCGCGCCGCTGCTGGTGGTGCACAACTTCACCCCGCAGGTGCTCGATGGCTACCGGGTCGGCGTACCGCACGCTGGCCGCTGGCAGGTGCTGCTCAACAGCGATGAACGCCGCTGGAGCGGTTCGGGCGCTGGCAGCGAGGGTGAGCTGCACACGGAGCACCTGGCCGCTCACGGCCAGTCCGATTCGTTGAATCTGCAATTGCCGCCGTTGGCGACGCTGATTCTGCGGCCGGCGCAATGA
- a CDS encoding glycogen/starch/alpha-glucan phosphorylase, protein MSESHSEAESAVAQFKAAILAKLRYAVGKDPSTAFDHDWFEALALATRDHMIDRWEESSAQVERQGAKRIYYLSLEFLIGRLLVDNLSNLGLLDVARQAMAELGVELERIRLVEPDAALGNGGLGRLAACFMESMATLRLAAHGYGIRYEHGLFRQAIIDGWQAEQTETWLDFGNPWEFERPEVAYRIGFGGGVTTLDDGSGNTRQYWQPQERVRAIAYDTPVVGWRGASVNTLRLWRARAEENLQLDRFNAGDHFGAVAGEVRAESISRVLYPADDTEAGQELRLRQEYFLVSASLQDLLERHLRLHQDLHCLAQHVAIQLNDTHPAIAVVELMRLLVDEHRMPWAQAWQLTVATTAYTNHTLLPEALESWPVSLMERLLPRHLQIIYLINAEHIDALRAKDIHDFRLLRAVSLIEEDHGRRVRMGNLAFLGAHSINGVSALHTRLMRDTVFRDLHRLYPDRVNNKTNGVTFRRWLFQVNPGLTHLLVDALGEPVLQRPEEHLKALEPYAERQDFRDEYALCRQRSKEALAERVRQLLGINLDTTAIFDVHVKRIHEYKRQLLNLLHTVALYQAIRNDPTTDWVPRVKIFAGKAAASYRQAKLIIKLANDISRTINDDPTVRGLLKVVFIPNYNVSLAETIIPAADLSEQISTAGLEASGTSNMKFALNGALTIGTLDGANVEMCEQVGEEHMFIFGMTAQQVAARQRQGLEMGDVVADSERLEAALGAIRAGVFSPDDPARYVGLVDALLYEDRFMVCADFDAYWKAQRQVDQRWQRPEQWWRSAVLNTARMGWFSSDRTIAEYAKDIWQAALPQREGD, encoded by the coding sequence ATGAGCGAATCGCACAGCGAGGCCGAGAGTGCCGTAGCCCAGTTCAAGGCGGCCATCCTGGCCAAGCTGCGCTACGCCGTGGGCAAGGACCCGAGTACCGCCTTCGACCACGACTGGTTCGAGGCACTGGCCCTTGCCACCCGTGACCACATGATCGATCGCTGGGAGGAGTCCTCCGCCCAAGTCGAGCGCCAGGGCGCCAAACGCATTTACTACCTGTCCCTCGAGTTTCTGATCGGCCGCTTGCTGGTGGACAACCTGAGCAACCTCGGTTTGCTCGACGTGGCTCGCCAGGCCATGGCCGAGCTCGGTGTCGAACTCGAGCGCATCCGTCTGGTGGAACCGGATGCGGCGCTCGGTAACGGTGGCCTCGGGCGCCTGGCCGCCTGTTTCATGGAAAGCATGGCGACCTTGCGTCTGGCCGCTCACGGCTACGGCATCCGTTATGAACACGGGCTGTTTCGCCAGGCGATCATCGACGGCTGGCAGGCCGAACAGACCGAAACCTGGCTGGACTTCGGCAACCCCTGGGAATTCGAGCGTCCGGAAGTGGCCTATCGCATCGGTTTCGGCGGCGGCGTGACCACCCTGGACGATGGCAGCGGCAACACGCGGCAGTATTGGCAGCCGCAGGAGAGGGTGCGCGCCATCGCCTACGACACCCCGGTGGTGGGCTGGCGGGGTGCGTCGGTCAACACCTTGCGGCTATGGCGTGCGCGCGCTGAGGAGAACCTGCAACTGGATCGCTTCAATGCCGGCGATCACTTCGGCGCGGTGGCCGGCGAGGTTCGCGCGGAGAGCATCTCGCGGGTGCTCTATCCGGCCGACGATACCGAGGCTGGCCAGGAGCTGCGCCTGCGCCAGGAATACTTTCTGGTTTCCGCCTCGCTGCAGGATCTGCTCGAGCGCCACCTGCGCCTGCATCAGGACCTGCACTGCCTGGCGCAGCACGTGGCGATCCAGCTCAACGACACCCATCCAGCCATCGCCGTGGTCGAGCTGATGCGCCTGCTGGTGGACGAGCATCGCATGCCCTGGGCGCAAGCCTGGCAACTGACGGTGGCGACCACCGCCTACACCAATCACACGCTGCTGCCCGAAGCGCTGGAGTCATGGCCGGTGTCGCTGATGGAGCGTCTGCTGCCGCGGCATCTGCAGATCATCTACCTGATCAATGCCGAGCATATCGATGCGCTGCGCGCCAAGGACATCCACGACTTCCGCCTGCTGCGCGCAGTCTCGTTGATCGAGGAGGACCACGGCCGACGCGTGCGCATGGGCAACCTGGCGTTCCTCGGTGCGCACAGTATCAACGGGGTGTCCGCGCTGCATACGCGGCTGATGCGTGACACGGTGTTCCGTGACCTGCACCGGCTCTACCCCGACCGGGTGAACAACAAGACCAATGGCGTGACCTTCCGCCGCTGGTTGTTCCAGGTCAATCCGGGGCTCACCCATCTGCTCGTCGATGCCTTGGGCGAGCCGGTGCTGCAGCGCCCCGAGGAGCACCTCAAGGCGCTCGAACCCTACGCCGAACGCCAGGATTTTCGCGACGAGTACGCGCTATGCCGCCAGCGCAGCAAGGAAGCGCTGGCCGAGCGGGTGCGGCAGCTGCTGGGGATCAACCTCGACACCACGGCGATCTTCGACGTGCACGTCAAACGCATCCACGAATACAAGCGCCAGTTGCTCAACCTGCTACACACCGTGGCCTTGTACCAGGCCATCCGCAACGATCCAACCACCGACTGGGTGCCGCGGGTGAAGATCTTCGCCGGCAAGGCCGCAGCCAGTTATCGCCAGGCCAAGCTGATCATCAAACTGGCCAACGATATCAGCCGCACCATCAATGACGATCCCACCGTACGCGGCTTGCTCAAGGTGGTGTTCATTCCCAACTACAACGTCAGCCTGGCCGAAACCATCATTCCCGCGGCCGATCTGTCGGAGCAAATTTCCACGGCGGGGCTGGAGGCCTCCGGCACCAGCAACATGAAGTTCGCCCTCAATGGCGCCCTGACCATCGGCACGCTGGACGGTGCCAACGTGGAGATGTGCGAGCAGGTCGGCGAAGAGCATATGTTCATCTTCGGCATGACCGCGCAGCAGGTCGCCGCACGGCAGCGCCAGGGGCTGGAAATGGGCGATGTGGTGGCCGATTCGGAGCGCCTGGAAGCCGCCCTCGGTGCCATTCGCGCCGGGGTGTTCTCGCCGGACGATCCTGCGCGCTATGTAGGCCTGGTGGACGCGTTGCTGTACGAGGACCGCTTCATGGTCTGCGCCGACTTCGATGCCTACTGGAAGGCGCAGCGCCAGGTCGATCAACGTTGGCAGCGGCCTGAGCAATGGTGGCGTTCGGCGGTGCTGAATACCGCGCGGATGGGCTGGTTCTCCTCCGATCGCACCATCGCCGAATATGCCAAAGATATCTGGCAGGCGGCGCTGCCGCAGCGTGAGGGAGATTAA